Proteins encoded within one genomic window of Calditrichota bacterium:
- a CDS encoding NifU family protein, with protein MFERVQEVLDKIRPSLLADGGNVELIGVEDNVVKVRLTGACFGCPFSQMTLKNGIERILKEEIPEIKEVVSA; from the coding sequence TTGGACAAGATCCGCCCGTCTTTGTTGGCAGACGGCGGAAATGTCGAATTGATTGGCGTGGAAGATAATGTCGTGAAAGTGCGTCTCACCGGCGCCTGTTTCGGTTGCCCATTTTCGCAAATGACATTGAAGAATGGCATTGAGCGAATTCTCAAAGAAGAAATCCCTGAAATTAAAGAAGTTGTCTCCGCGTAA